A window of Stenotrophomonas indicatrix genomic DNA:
GCGCACTTCGCCGTAGCCGGTGCTGCGGTACACCTTGCGCATGTACTGCTCGACCACCTGCCACAGCGCCCAGCCCTTCGGGTGCCAGAACACCAGGCCCGGGGCCTCTTCCTGCAGGTGGAACAGGTCCTGCTGCTTGCCGATGCGACGGTGGTCGCGCATCTCCGCTTCTTCGATGCGCTTGATGTACGCATCGAGCTGCTTCTTGTCGGCCCAGGCGGTGCCGTAGACGCGCTGCAGCTGCTCGTTCTGCGCGTCGCCGCGCCAATAGGCGCCGGAAATGCGGGTCAGCTTGAAGGCCTTCAGGAAGCGCGTGTTCGGCACGTGCGGGCCGCGGCACATGTCCACGTATTCCTGGTGGTAGTACATGCCCATCGCCTGGATGTCAGGCGACATGTCCTCGATCAGGCGCAGCTTGTAGTCCTCGCCACGGGCCTTGAAGATCTCGATGACTTCCGCGCGCGGCGTCACTTTCTTGATGACGTCGTAGTCCTGCGCGATCAGCTCGCCCATGCGCTTTTCGATCGCCGCCATGTCTTCGGGGGTGAACGGGCGCTCGGAGTAGATGTCGTAGTAGAAGCCCTCGGCGATCACCGGGCCGATCACCATCTTCACGTCCGGATAGAGCTGCTTGACCGCGTGGCCGACCAGGTGGGCACTGGAGTGGCGGATGATTTCCACGCCCTCCTCGTCCTTGGCGGTGATGATGCGCAGGGACGCATCGTGGTCGATGACGTCACTGGCATCGACCAGCACGCCATCCACCGAACCGGCGATGGTGGCCTTGGCCAGGCCGGCGCCGATCGACTGGGCGACGTCCATGACGCTGACGGGGTTTTCGAATTCGCGGCGGCTGCCGTCGGGAAGGGTAATCGTGATCATTGCAATGGCTTCATGCGGGGCCCGCCGTGGCGGGCTGGAAAGCGCTCCCGGGCTGTCGTCCGGGCAATAAAAAAGCGCCGCGAGGGCGCCTGGAATGCAGGGCCTTCGGGGCAGGTCAACAGTGGGCGGTGGTAGTGCTCATGTCGCACGCTCGGCCGGCGCAGTGCGCGGGCCACCTTGGTTCCAGGATGTGGTTGCCCGTGATCTTAAACCAGCGGCGGACAAAGCCCAAGCGGTGCCTGAATGGCGCTGGCTGGCGGCGTGAAAACGCAATGATTACCATGTCCGCGCAGCCCGCCCCGTGCCGGCCTGCCCGCTTCCCCCCAGGATCCTGCAATGCGCCACCCGCCCCGACCGGCGCCTGCCGGTCCCGCCCGTGCCCCGCGTTCACCGGCCCTATGCCGGGCCCGGAGCCGCCGATGATCACCGTTGGCCTGTCGACCCTGGGCTTCTGCAGCCTCGGCATGCTGTCGGCGATGTTCTCCGCGCTGGCCTTCTATGCCGCCTCCCCGCACTGCCGCTGGCCACGCCTGCGCCGTGCCGGGCGCCTGGGCCGGCAGATCGGCCTGGTCGCTGCAGTCGCTGCGCTGTGGCTGTGGATGGCCGAACTGGGCTTTGCCGCCGGCCTGGTGGCGATGCTGTGCACCTGGATGCTGGCCGCCATGCTGCTGCCGGCACTGGCCGCGTGGCACCGTCCCGATGTGGAGCCGCGCTGATGTGGTCGCGCGCACTGGCCGGCATCTTCGCCGGCTTCTTCCTTGCCGCTGCGGCGACCGGCCTGGTCGCATGGCTGCCGCCGGGGCCCTGGCAGAAAGCCCTGGTGCCGAGCCTGATCGCGTTCGTCCCGTTGTGGATGCTGGCCGCGCTGTGGGCCTTCAGTTTCCGCAGCCCGTTGCGCGCCTGGCTGACCCTGACCGGTTGCGCGGCCCTGGGCTTCGCCTTACTCGGCCTGCTGCGCCTGGCCGGCGCAGTGCAATGAGATCGACTGCATGAAATTCAGTTCACAGACCCTGCGCACGTTCACCACCCTGCACACCTGGGTCGGCCTGGTCGCCGGCTTCGGGCTGTTCGTGGCGTTCTATGCCGGCGCACTGACCCTGTTCCACCATGACCTCCCGCTGTGGCAGACGCCTGGCGCGGCAACCGCATTGCCGGCCGGCCTGGATGACGCCCAGTACCTGCTCGACGACGTGCTGGCCACGCATGCGGAAGCGCGTCGCCACGTCGGCATGACCTTCCCGGGCGCCGATCATCCGCAGCCGTTGGCCTACTGGCAGGCCGAAGACGGCAGCTGGCGCTATGCATGGCCGGGACAGATCAGCGGCAGTCCGACGCCACCGCAGACCGGGCTGGCCGAACTGGTCAACGAACTGCATTACAGCTTGGGCCTGCCGGTGGCCGGGATCTACGTGATGGGCATCGTCAGCTTGCTGTACGGCATGGCCCTGCTCAGCGGGCTGGTGATCCATCTGCCCAAGCTGCTGGGCGATCTGTTCGCGCTGCGCCCGGGCCGCAATCTCAAGCAGCAGTGGCAGGACGCGCACAACGTGATCGGCGTGCTCAGCCTGCCGTTCCACCTGATGTTCGCGGTGACCGGCGCCCTGCTCTGCCTGGTGTTCATGCAGATGGCGGTACTCGATCCCCTGATCTACGACGGCAAGGCGCTGCAGGCGGTACCGACGGCGATGGATACCGCGCCGCTGCGCGAAGCCAGTGGCATCCCTGCCGCACCGGGCAGCCTGCGCGAACTGCACGCGCGGGCGCTGGAAGTGGCCCGCGCGCAGGGCGTGGCCAACTTCGAACCGGCCTACCTGAAACTGGCCAATGGCGGTGATGCCAACGCGACCATCGAAATCACCGGCGAGGCCAGCGGTACGCTTGGCCCGCTCGGCGCTGTCGCGCTGGATGTCGAAAGCGGCCGCGTGCTGGCCAGCCAGCTGCCCGGCCAGCGCGATGCCAATCACGCCACGCTCAGTGCCGCCTACGCCCTGCATTTCGGCGAGTTCGGCAACGGCGTGGTGGTCTGGCTGTACTTCCTGCTCGGCCTCGGCGGCGCCTTCCTGTTCTATTCGGGCAACCTGCTGTGGATCGAATCGCGCCGCAAGCGCCGTCAGCCGCAGCAGTCACGCGCAGCCATCAACATGGCGCGGGCCACGGTGGGCGTCTGCATCGGCCTGTGTGTGGCGATCTCGGTGGCCTTCGTGGCCGCGCTGGTGCTGGAGCGGGTAGCGCCTGCCCAGGTCGACCACGGCATCCGCTGGGCCTGCTTCGTGACCTGGGCGGCGTGTGCGCTGTGGGCAGCCCTGCGCCGCCCGGCACAGGCGGCGCGCGAGCTGCTGTGGGCTGCGGCGATCAGCACCGCGCTGGTGCCGGTGGCGCACGGCGCCCTCAACGGTGACTGGCTGTGGCTGGCCGCCGCACGCGGCCACTGGCCGTTGTTCTGGATCGATGCGATGGCACTGGCGATGGCCTTTGGCTTTGCCCGTCTGGCGTATGCGAGCCAGCGGCGGGCCCGCAACGATGACCCCAACAGCGTGTGGGCGAACTGACCGGGCCAGCTCGAAGCACGCGGGTTTACATGGCTTCCACGTAGCGGGCCACTTCGATCAGGTTCCCATCCGGATCACGGAAGTACACCGACTCGATCGGCCCAAGCGCTCCGGTACGCGGCACCGGCCCTTCTTCAATCGTTACCTGCTGGGCCTGCAGGTGGGCCAGCACCGCCTGTACGCCCAGCGGGGTGATCAGGCACAGATCGGCACTGCCACGGGTCGGCAGCAGCGCGTGGGGCTGCAACGGCGCGCTGGCCGGGTGCAGGTTGATCTTCTGCTGGCCGAACTGCAGGGCGACGCGGCCGGCGCCGAAGCGCACGACCTGCATGCCCAGCACGCGCTGGTAGAAGTCGCAGCTGCGCTCGATGTCGGCAACGGTAAGCACCAGATGGTCCAGGCGGTCGATGATGATCATGCACGCAGCTTAGCGCTGCGTGCATGGCGCCGATGTGCGGTTTCAGGCCACAGCGTTTGCCCGTCACCGCCGTACCAGCCCCGGTCCGGAGATGTCGAACCGGTCAGTCGCCGACGCGGGCCTTCTGCCACGGAGCGAGCATGGCGTTGAGCAGGCTGGCCTGCTCGTCGTCACCGGTCAGCTCCCACATGAAGACACCGGCCAGGCCCTGCTCGCGCGCGAACTGCGCACGCAGGCCGATGGAGCGCGGATCCTCGTAACTGATGAAGATCTTCTGCGCCGGGTTGTACAGCCACGGACTCTGCGCCTGCGGTTGCCAATGCTTCGTCCAACCCGGCTGGTCGAGATAGCGCGCCTTGATCACCCGCCAGTCACCGGCGTCGGCCGGCGCGCTGTAGGCCTGGTACAGGCCGTCCGCCGACTCGCCGGTGACCTTGAAGCCGCGCCCGTAGAACGGCACGCCCAGCACCAGCTTGGCCGCCGGCACGCCATGCTCGCGGTAGTACTGCACGGCACCGGCCACGTTGTTCCAGCGCCGCAGCTCCGGCGCCAGCGGGTCGGCTGGCACTTCATGCAGGGGGGCATTGAAGGTCGATACCGATGAGAAGCCGGTGCCCATGTCGTAGCTCATCAGGTTGATGAAATCGAACACCTTGGCCAACGCCGGCAGATCGTAGCTGGCGGCGGGGTTGTATGGTCCATCGGTCTGCAGACGGCCAGCGGCCAGCGCGGCGGTCAGCAGCATCGGCTGCCCCGCCTTTCTGCCGCGGGCATCCAGCGCCAGCCGGAAGGCCTGCGCAAGCTTGGTCAGGTTGGCACGGTCCTGCGGGCGGTGCGCCAGTTCCTTCGGGCCACCGCTGACGGGGAACTCCCAGTCGATGTCCACGCCATCGAAACTGCCGGCATGGCGCTCGAAGAACAACGCCATGCACGAATCGACCAGGCGCCTGCGGCTGGTCTCGGTCAGCGCCGCATCGGAGAATCCGCCCGCGCCCCAGCCCCCGATCGAAATCAACGTGCGCAGATGCGGATGCCTGCGCTTGAGCTCGGCCAATGCGGCGAAGTTGGCTGGCGCCTCGGCACCGATCGCACAGCGTCCGTCCTCGATGGTGGAAAACGCATAGAACAGATGGGTGAGTCGTTCGGCCGGGATGCTCGATACCGGATAGCGCTCGGCGGAACCGCCGGGATAGTACGCACCGAAGATCGGCGGTTGCGCCGGTTGCGCCTGCGCGGCAATGGGCAGGGTGCCGGCGATCAGCACTGCAAGTACGGCCAAGGTCTGGCGGAACATGGAAACTCCCGGGTCAAAGGCGCCGCCACGTTAGCAAACAGATCGGCCCGTGGTGCGGATGTCCGTGCATGTCGTCCGCTGGACAGTGGCGTGCCGCTGGAAGCTGACACGGTCGTGGCTGCACAACGTCGAAAGCACTTCGCTGCAGGACAACACACGACCTGCCTGAGCTAAGGTGGCGCTGGATCTTCACTGGCACACGGACATGACCGCAGACCACGACGCAGACGGCGAACTGCTGGACGACGAAACCCTCGAAAAGCTGCAGGCGCTGGAGGCCCGCGCCTATGCGGCCTTTGATGCGGGCGACCTGGCTGACGCAGCAATGCTGTTCGGCCAGCTCGTCGAATGGACACCCGACATCCCCCACCTGCACTACATGCGCGGGCTGGCACACAAGTACCTGCGCGAGTGGGCGTTGTCGCTGCAGGACAATCTCCGCTCCGAGCAGCTGCGCGATGAAGTCGATGAGGCGACCGCGTGGAATGCGGGAATTGCCGCCACCGGCGCCGGCGACTGGGCCGAGGCGCGCCGGCAATGGACCCGCTGCGGCATCACCCTCCCCGAGGGCGAAGGCCCGATCAACGGCAATTTCGGCGTTGCCTGTGTTCGCCTGAATCCGTGGTCCAGCGGCGAGACCGTGTACATGCGCCGGCTCGATCCGGTACGCGCGCGGCTGGAAAACGTGCCGCTTGCGGAGAGCGGGTTCCGCTTCGGCGACATCGTGCTGCACGACGGCGCCTCCACCGGGCGCCGGACCTACGGCGAGCGCGAAGTACCGGTGTTCAATGCCATGCAGCGCCTGCAGCAGTCGGACATGGCGACCTACGCCGTGTTCGTGCAATGCGGTTCGCCGGACGACATCGCCGCGCTGCGCGCAATGACGTTGCCCGGCATCGGCCTGGTCGAAGACTGGACCCATTCGGTACGTCACCTGTGCCTGCGTTGCAGCTATGGCGCACCGCACCAGCACGATGACGACAGCCACGAGGATGACGGCGGCTGGGTGCGCGAGCGCAATCTCGGTATTGCCGCACAAGGCCGCGCTGCGGTCGAAAAACTGATGTCGGCCTGGGCCGCGGCAGGCACCGGGCGCA
This region includes:
- a CDS encoding glycoside hydrolase family 18 protein, with product MFRQTLAVLAVLIAGTLPIAAQAQPAQPPIFGAYYPGGSAERYPVSSIPAERLTHLFYAFSTIEDGRCAIGAEAPANFAALAELKRRHPHLRTLISIGGWGAGGFSDAALTETSRRRLVDSCMALFFERHAGSFDGVDIDWEFPVSGGPKELAHRPQDRANLTKLAQAFRLALDARGRKAGQPMLLTAALAAGRLQTDGPYNPAASYDLPALAKVFDFINLMSYDMGTGFSSVSTFNAPLHEVPADPLAPELRRWNNVAGAVQYYREHGVPAAKLVLGVPFYGRGFKVTGESADGLYQAYSAPADAGDWRVIKARYLDQPGWTKHWQPQAQSPWLYNPAQKIFISYEDPRSIGLRAQFAREQGLAGVFMWELTGDDEQASLLNAMLAPWQKARVGD
- a CDS encoding PepSY-associated TM helix domain-containing protein → MKFSSQTLRTFTTLHTWVGLVAGFGLFVAFYAGALTLFHHDLPLWQTPGAATALPAGLDDAQYLLDDVLATHAEARRHVGMTFPGADHPQPLAYWQAEDGSWRYAWPGQISGSPTPPQTGLAELVNELHYSLGLPVAGIYVMGIVSLLYGMALLSGLVIHLPKLLGDLFALRPGRNLKQQWQDAHNVIGVLSLPFHLMFAVTGALLCLVFMQMAVLDPLIYDGKALQAVPTAMDTAPLREASGIPAAPGSLRELHARALEVARAQGVANFEPAYLKLANGGDANATIEITGEASGTLGPLGAVALDVESGRVLASQLPGQRDANHATLSAAYALHFGEFGNGVVVWLYFLLGLGGAFLFYSGNLLWIESRRKRRQPQQSRAAINMARATVGVCIGLCVAISVAFVAALVLERVAPAQVDHGIRWACFVTWAACALWAALRRPAQAARELLWAAAISTALVPVAHGALNGDWLWLAAARGHWPLFWIDAMALAMAFGFARLAYASQRRARNDDPNSVWAN
- a CDS encoding VOC family protein, which encodes MIIIDRLDHLVLTVADIERSCDFYQRVLGMQVVRFGAGRVALQFGQQKINLHPASAPLQPHALLPTRGSADLCLITPLGVQAVLAHLQAQQVTIEEGPVPRTGALGPIESVYFRDPDGNLIEVARYVEAM